The DNA sequence CAATCTGTCGGTCCACAAACAGAAGCAAAGTACATGAATTACGCTTGCCGTCTGAGTCCATTTAAATTTGATGACCACTGAAATTGGATTGCTGATTTGAATTCTGGATGTTTGTACACCTATTCTTACATGTTTACATACCGTTCATATGCAAGATGAACATATGAATGCATTATGAGTATGAGCTGTTGTAGTGTTAATTGTCCAGCCCAAATCAATAGCTCTTCCAGGTAAAACTACACATCAGGAGAAAAAATGTAAAACTTTCATCCAAGCTCGAGGGACTTTTCCTAGCATAGGCTAGGCTGTTTAAGGTGGAAAATGATTGTATGATAAGGACATCATAATGGCTACTGGGTATGCAGGATATCAAATTGAAAAATAAAACATGACATAAAAAAAAATTCTAACTCCCTCACCCACTGTGACTGACAAGCCTGGCTTTATTGTAAGCAATAGAAAGGCAAAAACAATTAAGGCTCTTTCAGACACTGACTGTATAATGCCAAAGAGATTAGATATCTTTGTGACAGCACTGCCATAGAGCAGGAAGACAAAGACAGAGTGGGATAAAGAATTGAAGAGAAAGACATTTCCATTTCGATCCATTTATGAATATGGAAAATGTTAAATACAGACATTGAATAGCTTACTGAATGTTCTATTGTATATAGGCTATGGTGCAGTATGTACATTGACTATATGCATTCTACAGCCTCTTACAAACCTGAATTAAAACACAATCAGTTATATATTTTACTGATCTACACAACCTAGGCTACCCAACATTAAGGAGAAAATACTTTTACATATTTAATTAATTCAGTTTTATTTTCTATCACTGACCATATTGACAACCAGCCAGGTGTACATATACACATAATATACAAATACACAGAACTGCCCTAACATTTTTCACATACAGAATTCACCCTTAAATGCTGTTGTTGGCATCTAGTCTCTCCTCCACAGCCCAAAAACGGTGCTTCTTTAGAAATCTATGCCAGAAGCGGAAATGTTATCCACGCTCACACTCCAGTGACAGAGAGAATGGCATTTTGATCAATTAAATTCCAGCCCATGCTCAATTGGAATCATTTGTATCCAGAGATCCTTGCCAGGAGTCTGGCAGGAAAAAAGTTAATTACCTGCCTGAAAATACACTTTGAAAGAAATAGAGAAATCTTGGGGGTGCTGCCAAGAAGTCATTTACGCAGACAGTGTTTCTCCAGTTTTTAAAGGCCTCCATCGTAAAGTTCATTGTATTAATTCCATCTTAAAACGAAGATTGCTCTTCACATTTCTCCACCTGGAACTTACAAACGCAAGCATGCAACACATACAAAAAGCAGAATATTCAGCAGGCTACATGCTCACCCACCCCTCTACAGAAActatacttaacaaaaatataaacgcaacatgtagtgtcgctcccatgtttcatgagctgaaataaaacaaaagcacaaagcttatttctctccaattttgagcacaattttttttttacatccctgttaatgagcaatTCTCCTTCGCctaagataattcatccacctgacaggtgtggcatatcaagaagctgaacagctaaacagcatgatcattacaggtgcaccttgtactgggggacaatataaggccactaaaatgtgcagttttgtcacaacacaatgccacatatgtctcaagttgagggagcatgcaattggcatgctgactgcagaaatgtccaacagagctgttgccagaaaatgtaagcctccaacatcattttagagaattcagcagtacatccaacctgcctcacaaacACAGACCACGTGCAACCTCGCCTGCcgaggacctccacatccggtttcttcacctacgggatcatctgaggagggggtgggggtgctgaggagtatttccgTGTGTAAAAAagccctttgtggggaaaaacccattctgattggctgggcctggctccgaAGTGGCCAttgcccattcatgtgaaatccataaattagggcctaatgaatttatttcaattgatttctttctttctatgaactgtaacagtaaaatgtttgaaatagtttacatatttgttcagtatatattattTAACATTTAAAATAAGATAAAGGAAAACAGTGCAAAATCAACACCTTTAAGGATTGCGTCAAGCCACAGGTTTTGCCAACACACCCCACTGAGTGTCCGTTTCTCCCCTCAGCCTGTGGACACGGCAGACAAAGATTGTTTGTCTCATTCCAAACttgactctctccctcctccccgaTTCTTTCCCTCCTCTACATCTCTCCCCaattctatccctccctcctgttCATTAGGCCCTCAGACAGTCTTGCCATCCATCCACCAAAGAATTGCTTTCGCTTTGACTATGTGCAGACAATCACCCATTCCATTATGGTGTTGATATCATTTCTCCTCTCTGTGCGAGCGCAGAATAGACTGTGAGACGGACAGTTTTCCCTTTCGATAAACAGAAAGACAGCTGATAATGAGAAACACCGCCAAGGTCATCTTTTTGAAAAGACgatggaggaaagagaagggggaACTGTGGTACTGTGAAAATGCTCATGGATGCTAGCTTTTTCCAGAGCAAATAACCCCGACCAGTGCTGTTCCACATCAAAGCCACGGCTCTAGATATAAGCCCTCTTTAGATGTATTTTCAAATGGCAGTTGAACTGCAGGGCTGCTAGGTCATATAGTGGATCAATGCCTCTACAAGTGGTGAGAACAGGAAGAATGATGATTATCCTGATTAGAGAAAGGGTAACCTGcagaagttataataactggtTACTGTTTAATGTTATTCTGGTAGTTTGAGATACGTATTGAAAAATACATATATGCCAAGATTATGTTCAGAACAGGATGCAATGTTGGTGCGGTGCTTATCTGAATTGTGGCAGTAGACGCTAACATAAAATATAGTTTTGTACAGTTTAATTATTAATCATTCAGTGTATAGGTGTTGATGTCAAACCTTTCCTATCTGGTGGAATACCTTCCACAGATGTTACCTTACATTTCTTTTAATATGGCACCTGTGATGCTTCTTTACTCACATTCTCATCTCCAGTCGGCTGATGTGGTTATGTGATCAGTGGTATTTCTCTGTGAAGCAATACGGCATTAATATCTCCATTTCATCCCAGAtgctcaggcaggcaggcactacCGAATTACACTGTCACAGCAGCAAATGGAGAATGCAATATCAACTTTCACTCACAGCCTGCTTGTCTTGCATGAATGTTCTGCAGCGTGATGGAAACATAACAGAGGATGAGCGGCAGAGGAAAAAAGGAAAAGAGGCCTCATTCTAGAATATAGAGTTACTTTACCTATCACTCACAATGCTAATTGATCATCATATCATATCAACAGGGGTGGCCTGTCGTAAGTCTGAAAACAGACTGCAGCGTAACCAGTTGGACGTACAGTGCATGTATGTGCACACACAATATACATTTACAGCCTTATGCAGAACATCAATCTAACAAGTTTCCAGCCCAAAAATGTACAATAACTTGGACTcctacacaccaccacacaaAACCCTGCAGTCAAGACGGACGGTCGTGAAAGCTGCCCAGGCACACCCATAACAAGTAGTCTTTCTTGTTAATCCACATTGTTCAGAAAGTCTGGACTGAGGAGTATGTCTTGTGTTGGACAGATACTGAAAGTCCCCTTTTTAGTCAGTGGAGGTGGATGATTGGTTCCATCTAGGTGAAGAGTGTGGTTGAAGCCATGCTGCAGAGGCCTACTGTGGATTCAATGGTACTTGTGTAGGCTTCTCTTTTCCTGGTGCCCGTGTTCCACCAGGTGCATCTGCCTGCTGTTCTGCCAGCATGTCTGTCAGCTTCATGCCCAACACTGGATTCCTGGTCTCTGACGCCACCTGCAGGCCAAGCGGCAAAAGTGCAGCCAGTCAGTTTAACAGAAGGTCTCATGATTGTAAGTGATTAGTACATATCTGTCTATACAGTATTTGGGAAAAGGGCAGCCAGCATTACAATTAATAAGTTGTATCATTTGAACAGTCTACTCACCGCAGGAAtacccctcctcctcaaccccAAGTCCTCAGCAAGGAGAGCCTTCCCAGTCTCCTCAAACAGGGACTGTTTCTCCAGCTCTCCCTGGCTCTCGAACTCTGTGTACTTCTCCACAAACCTacaaaaaggaagaaaaaaaagagaaacaaaaacacacgtacttgtgtgtgtgtgtgtatcatatatatatatatatatatataattaatcaCATTGTTGGTTTGTTAAGTTTTGGGATTCCACATGTCTGTAATGCTGGATCCTAACTACTGCAATTCTATTCTTATGAATTGCAGTAGTTAGGATCCAGCATTACAGACATGTGGAATACCCAAAACTTAACAAACCAACAATGTGATTACTTGTGAAAATTTGCCCATACCTTTGGCATGTTGAAACAAAGCTGGATTTGGAGAGATCAAAAGCTCTGGGCCCTGTTCCACACCCCTCATAAAATTTCCTGGAAGAGAGACTGGTGCTGATCAACAAATTGACATGTCCATTCCTAACAGCTTTTGAATGACAGTAAAAAGTTTAAGGCAAATCGTTTAACTAGCTTACGCTCTGTTTTCATCCTCTCTGTAGAAGATGTCTGGCACAGCCTCTTCTTTCTTCCCATATCTCTTGGCCACTGGTCTGACATAAAGTGGGTCCTTCATGGGTGGAAAGGTCTTGTATACATCATACCAAATGGGCTTGTCAGACTGTTTGACAACTCCAGATCGCATAAGATCTCTGACTCTGAAAAAGAAACCAGTGAGCAATTAGCAAAAATGTAAACAATAGAGCAAATGCATCCCATGCACTCTCAATGTCTCAATTGCAaagagctagctaacgttagcatttaTTTATGTTATGCTGAACCATAGGCTAGATAACATTGGCTACAAGTAGCAGAAAAGTCACTCAACCATCAAAGAAAATTGTTTCTACCGAACATTAGCTAGATAGCAAACTCTAAAGGGTCTACAAAACTAGATAGCATCCTCCAGTAACCTTGACAACAAAATgatgctagctaacattagcagcATGACATTTGAACCTACCGCGTGAACACGGTCCCGAATTTTTCAAGTCGACTTCCAGCCATAATGGACTTGAATTTAACTACACTATGCGTGTAAAATGCAGCTAGGTATTTATACAGTAAACTCAAAGATCATAGTTAGCAACCACCAACAACAGAGCCTATTTTCACCAGCATGGACGACCACCACCTCCGCATGTAGTTTCTGCAGGGACAAACTGCACCGAAAGCGCACTGTAAAAACATGGGCCGGGTTCCAGATCGTCTGCATTTTAAGCGCTGCGGTCACTGGCACTGAACAAGAGGCTTTCAATGAGGCATCAACGACAATCCGTGgcaacccgtcattcagggcaggtggagccccacctgtttagcaaaATTATTATGCccgttttgcatgttattttggcattaatacgtgtcacatatcagtttgcaaaaaaATATTGTTTATAAAGTCGCATTGAAACagggtctcttttttgctttcttgagtaagacagatccaaaatgcaggtgttttagcccagctcagtgctttctgtagaGATGGGGCGGCCAGCAGAAAATAGTGTTGGGGTTGGTAATGGTCTCTAGTTGTGCTGTGATtgcctcagtgttctgtcactcatggggacactagtCACTGCAAAATCTACTGTACAAGGAGAGCTCGAAAACTCAAGCCCCATGGGTGCTGCCAtatagttacattagaagtgcccatccaagaagggtCAAGGTCATTGGCAAGAGAATAAATTGAAATCATGTTATAtcttgattggactgatcatgtcaacatcatactttcaaaatcttagctagcaagaaagctgtcttcatcatgaatcaagtcggcaatctactggcaaatcatttTCAATCCTTGTGAAGAGAAATTATGAAAATAGATGacagataaaacgtatcggtgctcatcggccattggacataaacattacacaacaagttggaaatctcaaattcaacaatgagtgattttgaaggaatcagtggctaactgcaaccactagcctgctattcagtggagtgggtgtgtggtccaagtctatatttaagggtctcttttccaagcttaaatggataaacattcaacattggccatgctttcaatccagcatgacttttgccacgttcaaaacaacttaGAACGGGGAAATATCAGACTTCAGTGAggtcaagacaactgggaactctgaaaaaaacaagctCCGACCGGgcaaatacgttttgaacggtcatccaacttggaattccaagtcgggaacctgggcctctttctagaactctgacctgaagatcactgacgtcatgattcaaccgtgtttttttcagagttcccagttgtcttgaaagcaccacaaatCTAGAGAACGCCAGACTTGATGACagagtttgatgacaaaatttgtcTATGAAGGACTGCCGCACCACATTCCTGTTCAAGTGAACACAGCACAAGGTGagtacaaaaatgtattgtatgctgctggataaatgatgtaatatgacagggagatatgtatactgtagctaagacaGTAATACGAAGTGTATGTTGTgaagtaagctgttagtagcccacgTGTTTCGCCCTAATAATTTAGTCCTTTTCCCCCTCATAAttcagcctactgttctgacttggtgtacagggagttttactgtaagaatggcccatgttctgtttctggcactgtacatttcaaaagtgctgatcaaatagttatattgactacgtacGTCCTAAGCTCTCTCCTTAGTGTCTTAATgtaaattacagattgcctcttatccgctcatcgtCCCCTTTTTCCATAGTTTGTACATTtcattgtcagtagaaaccacatttgcttaagcaagtcagccatatcagctttgtttttttaaaggtagtaaatgaggctgaatgaactgtttcgctgctagacaaggctctgctgatagtagcagtggtaagatgttgggactgcttttgggactgctgttgggacagcttaatgtaggccctaacagtttgtgggcaccgtttgacACCGTTAGAgtacaattaatgtattgtttagtgttgtgttgtgtagtggattTGCTgacatgcatttaaaaaaaaaaaagagtttgccccaccaagatttacagagcattcagaaaatattcagaccctttgactttttccacattttgttacgttacagcctcattctaacatgtattaaatCTTCCCACACTACCCcacaatgataaagcaaaaacatttttttttaaacattttgataATTTATATTaacgtttacataagtattcagaccctttactcagtacttaaatgaagcacctttggcagcgaatacagcctcgagtcttcttgggtatgatgctacaagtttggcacacatgtatttggggagtttctcccattcttctctgcagattctctcaaactctgtctgtTTGGATGGGTGTCAAGAAAATGTTGTTCTCATGTTCATTTTCCAATGCAATTAATACACTCTGTCGGTTTCTAAGATGTTAATACAACATCCTCATCGTCTAACAATGGGTCAAATTACCACCTTCTGAATTCTCAGATGGGTCATGGTGTATTTAGGAACATTGCTCCCACAATAAGAAAGCTCAGACCAATCAGCACTCCTGTAAAGCCCCACCCTTTCCCGGAGAACATATCCTCAGCTAGAGGCTAGCCCACACTTTCACTTCTATGAACAGGGATGACAAGACTGGGTTAGGGAATCTTCGTTAGAGAGAAAACCCCCAAACCTTATTGGTTTCGGTTCTCCTCCTAACACTGTGATTGTTCGACAGTGTCAGTGTGTCTTACCCTCCTGCAATGTGTGATATGCACCCAGGTAGCTCCTTCAGCTATTCTCAGCTATCCTGGCTGTCACCAGGAGTACTTGGCCCCTCCCAACGGGGCTGCTTCCCGTCTATTCTCCTcagggactggattgagtgaatCACCTTCCCCTGTAATTCACTTGTAGTGCATAAAATCTTGGACATACAGGTTcggttaacaaacagtttctcatttGTTCTTCAACTTCTATGCCTACTTGTTAgctagattattattattttttcattcGTTTATTATCCAATAGGCCACAAAGTGTCCTATCCTAGGCCCCCCTAGGCCCTGTCCTATCCTAGGCCACTACTACCCAACAACTACCctttgatacctggctctgcccaggtaacaaccttgCCGCATCTCTAAAcaatgacttaggtaagattagtaaATGATCCTTATGTCTGACATTATCATGTAGGAACGCCCCTTTCGTTCtccacatgtccaattctcccttggGCGTCCGTTCATGTCTATCCTGTATCAATTTTCTGTCAAGTGTCTTATCTACTTTAAGAGTTATCTGTGCTGCTTTGTATGTTCTTAGATGTATATGTGCTTGTCTATTTAAACAGtaacctttctctcctttcttatttCACAGGCACTAGTCAATGCTACTCTTTCGACCTGATTGTGCAGAATAATTTCTGGGCAATGTTTCCATGTTTAACACCTTAGTTCCTGAAACCAACTAAGCTTTCATTCCCCTTTTTACTCCAAAATGTAAACGTACCATGCACTTCGCTAAATTTATAACGTATGTCAGTCAATCCATAAGAATAATAACATTTCAATGGGCACAATCGTAATTATCTCTTCgttattatttagaattcattagATGTAGGTAATTGTCTCTTCTATGATTCAGCATTTTGAATACGACTCCATTCCCAATACGTTATTCCAGAGGGCTATTTAGGCAAGACAGCATATTCCAACGACATCGCCCCGCTATTATTTAGAATGGATTGGTCTTTCAATTTAACCTAAACAAGCTATTAAAACGTTCAGTTTCTATCCTAAACAAACACTAACTTACCGTATCTCTCCCGGCAAAACATATCAGCATTTGAATTATAATCAGAATACATTTTAGTCTATTGGTGCCAAGGTTGAGATACGAACCCTAGTCTCCCGAGTTGTAGGCAAAAGTTTTACTGCTGAACCACCAACGCTATTGAAATGATTGAGAAAAAAATAGCCTGTTATTTAACCCTCGACCTGCTGTTTCCCTTGACTATCTACACCTTTCTTTTGACTGTCTCTATATACTTTTACACAAATATAATCTTTatagaacaaaaggaacatttgttgtgtaactgggagtctcgtgagtgaaaacatccgaagatcatcagaggtaaacgattaatttgattgcttttctgattttcgtgaccaagctacctgatgctaagtgtacttaatgttttatcgtgcgatcgataCATTTActcaaacgcttggattgctttcgctgtaaagcataatttcaaaatctgacacgacagctGGATTAACAAagggctaagctgtgttttcctatattgcacttgtgagttcatgaatataaatatttatagtaatatttattgaatgtagcgctatgctattcagcgattgttgatgacacttatcccattagtgggattgcagccataacaagttaatgtGTGTTTCTCCTTTCTGGAAACGTTATCTATAGAGTTGAATGTCGATCGGACATTAGGTCTCACCCGGACAACTACAAGCTATTACCCAGGGGTCGTAAATCCCTAGTTAACCTCCTATTTCATGTTGCGTCAGAGGACTTTTAAAGTTAACATCTCGTATCTCACTCCGCTATATTAGGCTTCCCTCACCTCCTTTTTGAACACTATCCATGTGTTGAATAGGTTTAAGTTATCCTGTCAGTTACTGTTTGTACAAAACAACCGTCCTATCTAACAACACCTATTTAGTATCCCTGCTTAATCTCGGGTATTCGGACCTCTGTTATTAAGTTTAGTTTTATTTATGGCAGTGCACCTTACCTCAGGTCATCGCGGACTTACTTGTTTGCTTGTCTACAAAGTAGAATTCCTGTGTGAATCTGTTTGGCATACTCAAGCTCCTATTATTGATAAATTCTAAGCATTTTAGAACATCAAATCAAAGATATCTTCAATTATTCCCCCCAAATCCGAGAATAAAGACTACTGACCTTGTCTTGCAGACTGGGAAAATCAATGTAGGTTGGATCTCATCACCATCTCTGTCATGTACCAGTTCACCACTGGCCTGAAATAAACCCTCAATTCAGAGCTCAGGTCTTTGTCTTACGGATCCTAGATCACCCGTGCACGGTTTTCAGCAGTTCCTTGGGACGACAGAGGCAGATTTTGagatccggctcgaaggaccaaTTGTCAAGAGAATTTTGTTCTCATGTTCATTTTCCAATGCAATTAATACACTCTGtctgtttctaagaatttgtaaggttcTTATTTAAATTAAATGGACAGAGATCAGTCAGCTTAGCcaatagcgtttattctcgagagctcTGCTCATAATACCATGTTCATTGGTTTATATACTTCACATTTCGTCATAAAGttaccctcctcctctcagatacaatggcaatatagttcacaagccttctcacattgtctgccacctgttaaacaatctactacaagcccaaggtctcttccctccctgggtggggacagaatgtcctgtaagaaACACAGTATTCTAGCCGGTTTGACGATAGCTCCATTtgtttctaacaaggaacagaaagtccttgttctaatttTTGACTAGAACtacacattatattcagtgttttgattataataagattcatacattcatacagtgacagggtagtattctgtttagttatagttctacgttaaatgtatacatcatttagtcattattcataacaATGGGGAGCTTTGCGGCatagatattttcaggtctcaccagag is a window from the Oncorhynchus mykiss isolate Arlee chromosome 24, USDA_OmykA_1.1, whole genome shotgun sequence genome containing:
- the LOC110504068 gene encoding 28S ribosomal protein S23, mitochondrial; this encodes MAGSRLEKFGTVFTRVRDLMRSGVVKQSDKPIWYDVYKTFPPMKDPLYVRPVAKRYGKKEEAVPDIFYREDENRAKFYEGCGTGPRAFDLSKSSFVSTCQRFVEKYTEFESQGELEKQSLFEETGKALLAEDLGLRRRGIPAVASETRNPVLGMKLTDMLAEQQADAPGGTRAPGKEKPTQVPLNPQ